The following are encoded in a window of Aureimonas sp. AU20 genomic DNA:
- a CDS encoding bifunctional diguanylate cyclase/phosphodiesterase → MTHQLLHLASLHSGGFVVTALVICVVAGWLLAALRGKVGEVTAVHRRHWLLGTALVAGLGVWTTHFVAMLGYRPDMMLSYNGPITAASALVAVLLVGLPLAFSAIAPSWQVRATLGAVGGVGIGVMHYAGMLAIQGCLQSHSILTGSLGVAIGACCLALACGPSARFASPRFVCALFTLAVCGTHFTAVAGTELEQISGQTVFAHENVTLSVFTAIGAAVLFLGAFLTILTVRRFDAQERAHSTVLSTALNNMSNALVYLDAEDRVRLYNRRYLDLYGFDDQANLIGKSADELIQLVGDRQAWTAERRDQARRRLDEWWSVGSFTQIDYSMDDGRVMEVEIRPVSGGGTVITFNDVTKDREAQRRIAELAFCDPLTKLANRRALNARMERDYHPKRRFKLLLLDLDRFKPVNDTYGHAVGDLLLIEVASRLTEIAGPDGFVSRLGGDELALLVYGDLEKATAVATQVLQAIALPFRIGEITLNIGCSIGMCCTDDARDAAELMQFSDIALYESKRNGRGVASCYTCGMLEAVSERVQLETDMRTAIERGEMHLAYQPVLALSDDRIIGYEALIRWEHPKLGNIPPVRFIPLAEETGQIVAIGAWVLQEACHQAASFDDDAYVAVNVSPCQFRSPLLLSHLTQALASSGLPARRLEIELTETAIVEDGQKIADILGAIRRLGVSVAMDDFGTGYSSLSHLRDFPLDRIKVDRSFVATAETDRHSMAVLEGITHIARKLEIAILAEGVETESQLTLLRSIGCDAIQGYLIGRPERMSLVDRNARRSA, encoded by the coding sequence ATGACCCATCAGCTCCTGCATCTCGCCTCCCTGCATTCCGGTGGATTCGTCGTAACGGCATTGGTCATCTGCGTTGTCGCGGGATGGCTCCTCGCCGCACTGCGAGGAAAGGTCGGCGAGGTGACCGCAGTTCATCGCCGGCACTGGTTGCTGGGGACAGCCCTGGTCGCCGGCCTTGGTGTATGGACGACACATTTCGTCGCCATGCTCGGTTATCGGCCAGACATGATGCTGTCCTACAATGGACCGATCACCGCAGCCTCGGCCTTGGTCGCCGTCCTGCTGGTCGGGCTGCCGCTGGCGTTCTCAGCGATCGCTCCCTCTTGGCAAGTTCGTGCCACGCTTGGTGCTGTCGGAGGGGTTGGCATCGGCGTCATGCACTACGCCGGGATGTTGGCGATCCAAGGTTGCCTGCAAAGCCATTCGATCCTTACAGGAAGCTTAGGCGTTGCCATAGGAGCATGCTGCCTCGCGTTGGCGTGCGGCCCCTCCGCACGGTTTGCGTCGCCGCGTTTCGTCTGCGCGCTGTTCACACTCGCCGTCTGCGGCACTCACTTTACGGCTGTCGCAGGGACAGAGTTGGAGCAGATCTCCGGACAGACGGTGTTCGCGCATGAGAACGTTACGCTGAGCGTGTTCACCGCCATCGGAGCGGCCGTGCTCTTCCTCGGCGCGTTCTTGACGATCCTCACAGTTAGACGCTTCGATGCCCAGGAAAGGGCGCATTCAACCGTTCTTTCGACGGCGCTCAACAACATGTCGAATGCCTTAGTTTATCTCGATGCGGAGGACAGAGTGCGCCTTTACAACAGGCGCTATCTCGACCTCTACGGCTTTGACGATCAGGCCAATCTCATCGGGAAGTCGGCCGACGAACTCATCCAACTCGTTGGAGACCGGCAAGCGTGGACGGCGGAACGACGCGACCAAGCTCGCCGCCGTCTCGACGAATGGTGGAGCGTCGGGAGCTTTACGCAAATTGACTATTCCATGGACGACGGGCGTGTCATGGAGGTTGAGATCCGTCCAGTGAGCGGGGGCGGAACCGTCATCACGTTCAACGATGTCACAAAGGACCGTGAAGCGCAGCGCCGCATCGCGGAGTTGGCATTTTGCGATCCATTGACCAAGCTTGCCAATCGCCGAGCGTTGAACGCGCGAATGGAACGGGACTACCATCCCAAGCGCAGGTTCAAGCTCCTTCTGCTCGACCTCGACCGCTTCAAGCCAGTCAATGACACCTATGGTCACGCCGTCGGCGACCTCCTTCTCATCGAGGTTGCCTCACGTCTCACCGAGATCGCCGGTCCGGACGGATTCGTGTCGCGTCTCGGCGGCGATGAGCTGGCCCTCCTTGTCTACGGGGACCTCGAGAAGGCGACGGCGGTGGCGACACAAGTGCTGCAGGCTATCGCCCTCCCTTTCCGCATCGGCGAGATTACACTCAACATCGGATGCAGCATCGGCATGTGCTGCACTGATGACGCTCGCGATGCCGCGGAGCTCATGCAGTTCTCCGATATCGCGCTGTACGAGTCCAAGCGCAACGGACGCGGCGTCGCCAGTTGCTATACCTGCGGCATGTTGGAGGCGGTCTCTGAGAGGGTTCAGTTGGAGACGGACATGCGCACGGCCATCGAGCGCGGCGAAATGCATCTGGCCTATCAGCCTGTCCTCGCTCTCTCGGACGACCGCATCATTGGCTACGAAGCGTTGATCCGCTGGGAGCATCCGAAACTGGGGAACATACCGCCCGTTCGCTTCATCCCGTTGGCGGAAGAAACGGGACAGATCGTAGCGATCGGTGCCTGGGTGTTGCAGGAAGCCTGCCACCAGGCAGCCTCTTTCGACGACGACGCGTACGTTGCCGTCAACGTGTCACCCTGCCAGTTCCGTTCACCGTTGCTGCTGTCGCATCTGACACAGGCCTTGGCATCGAGCGGCCTTCCGGCGCGAAGGTTAGAGATCGAACTGACCGAGACCGCCATCGTAGAGGACGGGCAAAAAATCGCAGATATTCTCGGAGCGATCCGTCGTCTAGGTGTGTCCGTAGCGATGGACGACTTCGGCACGGGTTATTCGTCACTTTCGCATTTGAGAGACTTCCCTCTTGACCGCATCAAGGTCGATCGTTCCTTCGTTGCGACCGCAGAGACAGACCGACACTCTATGGCTGTGTTGGAAGGCATTACACACATCGCCCGCAAGCTAGAAATCGCCATTCTAGCTGAAGGCGTAGAAACCGAATCCCAACTCACACTCCTCCGCTCCATCGGCTGCGATGCGATCCAGGGCTACCTAATTGGTCGTCCCGAGCGAATGTCTCTCGTCGACCGAAACGCCAGGCGATCAGCGTAG
- a CDS encoding putative bifunctional diguanylate cyclase/phosphodiesterase, with translation MIEWMKLRTLEPELAVAQFAELRQQVPMLYVLLAVNTAAAAYTHYELAPTWLTVWIPGALISVGILRLVTWHLRPTSNISPDLAIAYLQRTVVLGVAIALAFVAWALMLTHYGGSAEEAHIAIYIAITVIGCIFCLFPLPQAAVSTTVTVTIPYLVYYASLGDPVYAAIAVNILLVTLVMMRVLFNNHRSFAERVRLNGAVTALSLSDHLTGLPNRRHFFAELERRAAAPRDILSCLKLSVGVLDLDRFKAVNDSYGHAAGDELLQQVAKRLLDVFPAEAVMVRLGGDEFAFILDADAAMVKALAEEACSELTRPFVLQVATVALGASCGIAMGREPRSEGSLYDAADYALYASKRDRRGTVTVYSAEHAQRVRDDRQIEAALQAADLERELEVVVQPIVEGAEAGALAVEALARWTSPQLGTVSPAVFIPIAERTGAIHRMTLVLFAKALECAESLPPGVRLSFNLSAHDLASPKTMLSLLTMIRRSSVYPGSLIFELTETSLLHDLEAAETSIAMLRAVGALIALDDFGTGYSSLEYLRRLPIDKVKIDRGFIVDLDKPGGREMLAGIFALCDRMGMACIAEGVEDERQYDALLELGCPSFQGYLFARPMPIDSFLEWNKDKLRQAASVGSRRHERSEEKL, from the coding sequence ATGATCGAATGGATGAAGCTGCGAACACTTGAGCCAGAACTGGCCGTCGCCCAGTTCGCCGAGCTTCGCCAGCAAGTTCCGATGCTGTACGTGCTGCTCGCAGTCAACACCGCAGCCGCCGCTTATACCCACTACGAATTGGCACCGACTTGGCTGACGGTTTGGATTCCAGGTGCGCTGATCAGTGTCGGCATCCTCCGCTTGGTAACATGGCACCTGCGCCCGACGTCGAACATCTCGCCCGATCTGGCGATCGCCTACCTGCAACGCACGGTCGTGTTGGGCGTCGCCATCGCTTTGGCCTTCGTGGCATGGGCCCTCATGCTCACGCATTATGGCGGGAGTGCCGAAGAGGCCCACATTGCTATCTACATCGCGATCACGGTGATCGGGTGTATCTTCTGCCTCTTCCCGCTTCCTCAAGCGGCGGTATCGACCACTGTCACTGTGACAATACCCTATCTCGTCTATTACGCATCGCTCGGTGACCCAGTCTACGCCGCTATTGCCGTTAATATCCTCCTCGTTACACTAGTGATGATGCGCGTTCTATTCAACAATCACCGGAGCTTCGCCGAGCGGGTTCGGCTTAACGGCGCCGTGACCGCTCTATCACTGTCCGACCATCTCACCGGGCTACCGAACCGCCGGCACTTTTTTGCCGAGCTCGAGCGCCGTGCGGCAGCACCCCGCGACATCCTCTCCTGTCTCAAGCTATCCGTCGGCGTGCTCGACCTCGACCGCTTCAAGGCAGTCAACGATAGCTACGGTCATGCGGCGGGCGACGAGCTGCTTCAGCAGGTTGCCAAGCGCCTGTTGGATGTGTTTCCCGCGGAAGCAGTGATGGTCCGGCTCGGCGGTGACGAGTTCGCCTTCATCCTCGATGCGGACGCCGCGATGGTCAAGGCGCTGGCCGAGGAGGCTTGCAGCGAACTCACGCGGCCATTCGTCCTTCAGGTCGCTACCGTGGCCCTGGGAGCGTCGTGCGGAATTGCCATGGGTCGCGAACCGCGCAGCGAGGGGAGTCTGTACGACGCGGCGGACTATGCACTGTACGCTAGCAAGCGGGACCGCCGAGGAACAGTGACCGTCTATTCGGCGGAGCATGCGCAGCGCGTTCGGGACGACCGGCAGATCGAGGCGGCACTCCAGGCCGCCGACCTCGAGCGGGAGCTTGAGGTCGTCGTCCAACCTATCGTGGAAGGCGCCGAGGCTGGCGCTCTTGCGGTCGAGGCACTCGCGCGCTGGACCAGCCCTCAGCTCGGAACCGTGTCGCCGGCTGTATTCATTCCCATCGCCGAGCGAACCGGCGCGATCCACCGCATGACGCTCGTGCTGTTCGCCAAAGCCCTGGAGTGCGCCGAAAGCCTGCCGCCAGGTGTGAGGCTCTCCTTCAATCTTTCGGCCCACGACCTCGCCAGCCCGAAAACGATGCTCAGCCTGCTCACCATGATCCGAAGGTCTTCGGTCTATCCCGGCAGTCTTATTTTCGAACTGACCGAGACTTCCCTCTTGCACGACTTGGAGGCAGCCGAGACGTCTATCGCGATGTTGAGAGCGGTTGGAGCCCTAATCGCCCTCGACGACTTCGGTACGGGCTACTCAAGCCTTGAGTACCTCCGGCGCCTGCCGATCGATAAGGTCAAGATCGACAGGGGGTTCATCGTCGACCTCGATAAGCCCGGCGGTCGCGAGATGTTGGCGGGCATCTTCGCGCTTTGCGACCGCATGGGCATGGCCTGCATCGCGGAGGGTGTAGAGGACGAGCGTCAATACGATGCATTGCTCGAACTTGGGTGTCCCTCGTTCCAGGGCTACCTCTTCGCCAGACCCATGCCAATCGATTCCTTCCTCGAATGGAACAAAGATAAACTAAGGCAGGCCGCGTCTGTAGGGAGCAGACGCCATGAGCGCTCGGAGGAGAAGCTGTAA
- a CDS encoding GlxA family transcriptional regulator has protein sequence MRIAVIAYDRISPFMLSTPLAVFAEPFLRSEYRVDVCSSALRLSASGGLTIEANLSLEATHDADIVILPGWRDADEAVSADIVAALLAAHARGAIVVGLCLGAFGLAEAGLLDGRRATTHWSRTQTLKARYPSVTVDAGALFVDEGQVITSAGIASGVDCCLHLVARMSGTGEANRVARHLVVAPQRAGTQPQLIESPTLGSSANRRATQLLEEVRADPMLAPSLDALAEKAGMSRRSLTRHIRARTGGNLGTWLKHARLARAQEILAAGARGFDDVAIRSGFPNAHALRAAFRSELHLTPTQWLARQRLG, from the coding sequence ATGCGCATTGCCGTTATCGCTTACGACCGCATCAGCCCCTTCATGCTGTCGACGCCGCTCGCGGTGTTCGCAGAACCATTCCTCCGATCTGAGTATCGGGTCGATGTGTGCTCCAGTGCGCTACGTCTTTCCGCCAGCGGCGGCCTGACCATCGAAGCGAACCTGTCGCTTGAAGCGACGCACGATGCCGACATCGTCATCCTACCGGGTTGGCGGGACGCGGACGAAGCCGTTTCCGCCGACATCGTGGCCGCACTGCTGGCCGCTCATGCGCGCGGCGCGATCGTGGTCGGCTTGTGCCTGGGGGCGTTCGGGTTGGCCGAGGCCGGTCTGCTCGATGGGCGGCGGGCGACGACGCATTGGTCGCGTACTCAGACCCTTAAGGCACGCTACCCAAGCGTCACCGTGGATGCCGGCGCGCTCTTCGTCGATGAAGGTCAGGTCATAACCTCTGCGGGCATCGCCTCGGGCGTCGACTGCTGCCTTCATCTTGTTGCCCGGATGTCCGGGACGGGCGAAGCCAACCGGGTCGCCCGCCATCTCGTGGTGGCCCCGCAACGAGCCGGCACCCAACCTCAGTTGATCGAGAGTCCCACTCTCGGATCCTCGGCCAACCGGCGCGCTACCCAATTGCTCGAAGAGGTGCGTGCGGACCCGATGCTCGCCCCCTCGCTCGATGCGCTCGCCGAGAAGGCGGGTATGAGTCGACGCAGCCTCACGCGGCATATCCGGGCGCGAACCGGGGGCAATCTTGGGACGTGGTTGAAACATGCGCGCTTGGCGCGGGCGCAGGAGATTTTGGCAGCGGGCGCCCGCGGGTTCGACGACGTGGCCATACGCAGCGGCTTCCCCAACGCCCATGCCCTGCGCGCAGCCTTCCGCTCCGAACTTCATCTGACGCCAACGCAATGGCTCGCGCGGCAAAGGCTGGGTTAG
- the tnpC gene encoding IS66 family transposase, with the protein MTLAADTLPDDPSTLKAMLIAERLRAERLEQIIKELQRHRFGRRAETLPEDQLLLGLEDVEQGVADDEAAEEASAPKAKAERAVRRRANRGSLPAHLPRIETVVDIEDKVCPCCRHALHVIGEDVAERLDIVPAQFRVLVTRRPRYGCRACEGVVVQAPAPARLIEGGMPTEATVAQVLVSKFADHLPLYRQAQIYARQGVHLDRSTLADWVGRAAFLLRPVHERLLGHLKASSKLFADETTAPVLDPGLGRTKTGQLFAYARDDRPWQGADPPAVVFVYAPDRKAERPVEHLQGFTGTLQVDGYAGYRALADKGEVKLAFCWAHVRRKFYELAAAGPAPIASEALERIAALYRIETEIRGRSAEVRRLVRQDLTRPLLDALEALLREKLTLISQKTKLAEAIRYALSRWEGLSRFLDDGRVELDNNVVERSIRPLALTRKNALFAGSDAGARHWAVIASLVETCKLNGVDPQVYLADVITRIVQAHPNRGIDELMPWRFKSAETALAAVA; encoded by the coding sequence ATGACCCTAGCGGCCGACACGCTTCCCGACGATCCCAGCACGCTCAAGGCGATGCTGATCGCCGAGCGGCTGCGCGCCGAGCGGCTCGAGCAGATCATCAAGGAGTTGCAGCGTCACCGCTTCGGCCGCCGCGCCGAGACGCTGCCCGAGGACCAGCTCCTGCTCGGGCTGGAAGACGTCGAGCAGGGCGTGGCCGACGACGAAGCGGCCGAAGAAGCTTCCGCTCCGAAGGCGAAGGCCGAACGGGCCGTCCGCCGCCGGGCGAACCGGGGTTCGCTGCCCGCTCATCTGCCGCGGATCGAGACCGTCGTCGACATCGAGGACAAGGTCTGTCCCTGCTGCCGGCATGCGCTGCACGTGATCGGCGAAGATGTCGCCGAGCGTCTCGACATCGTCCCAGCCCAGTTCCGGGTGCTGGTGACGCGGCGCCCGCGCTACGGCTGCCGGGCCTGCGAGGGCGTCGTGGTCCAGGCTCCCGCGCCGGCACGGCTGATCGAGGGCGGTATGCCCACCGAAGCGACCGTTGCGCAGGTGCTCGTCTCCAAGTTCGCCGACCACCTGCCGCTCTACCGCCAGGCTCAGATCTACGCCCGGCAGGGTGTCCATCTCGATCGTTCGACGTTGGCCGACTGGGTCGGGCGTGCCGCCTTCCTGCTGCGGCCCGTCCACGAACGGCTGCTCGGTCATCTGAAGGCCTCTTCCAAGCTCTTCGCCGACGAGACCACGGCGCCGGTGCTCGATCCCGGCCTCGGCCGGACCAAAACCGGCCAACTCTTCGCCTATGCCCGCGACGATCGCCCCTGGCAGGGAGCCGATCCGCCTGCCGTTGTCTTCGTCTATGCCCCCGACCGCAAGGCCGAGCGTCCGGTCGAGCATCTGCAGGGCTTCACCGGCACGCTGCAGGTCGACGGTTATGCCGGCTATCGGGCGTTGGCCGACAAGGGCGAGGTGAAGCTCGCCTTCTGCTGGGCGCACGTGCGACGCAAGTTCTACGAACTCGCCGCTGCCGGTCCCGCACCGATCGCATCGGAGGCGCTGGAGCGCATCGCTGCGCTCTACCGGATCGAGACCGAGATCCGCGGACGATCCGCCGAGGTGCGTCGCCTCGTGCGCCAGGACCTCACCCGGCCGCTTCTCGACGCACTCGAAGCCCTGCTGCGCGAGAAGCTCACGCTGATCAGCCAGAAGACCAAGCTCGCTGAGGCCATCCGCTACGCGCTCTCACGCTGGGAAGGCCTGTCCCGCTTCCTCGACGACGGGCGCGTCGAGCTGGACAACAACGTTGTCGAGCGCTCGATCCGTCCGCTCGCCCTGACGCGAAAGAACGCCCTCTTTGCTGGATCCGACGCAGGCGCTCGACACTGGGCCGTCATCGCCTCACTCGTCGAGACCTGCAAACTCAACGGCGTCGATCCACAGGTCTACCTAGCCGATGTCATCACCCGCATCGTTCAGGCCCATCCCAACCGCGGCATCGACGAACTCATGCCGTGGCGGTTCAAATCCGCTGAGACTGCGCTCGCAGCCGTGGCCTGA
- the tnpA gene encoding IS66-like element accessory protein TnpA, whose amino-acid sequence MSCADAGPEPVRRFEVFTGAGRRREWSDEVKAAIVAESYSGLESVSAVARRHGLGHSQLFTWRRQLRGPMNDADRASPLLPSPVIEQRFVPVVVAAASVETKGPARKRRPRSAGKAGPTIELEIDGVSVRIPNGTDPRTITAVIQALKGSS is encoded by the coding sequence ATGTCATGTGCCGATGCTGGCCCGGAGCCGGTTCGGCGGTTCGAGGTGTTCACGGGCGCGGGCCGTCGGCGCGAATGGAGCGATGAGGTGAAGGCTGCGATCGTTGCCGAGAGCTATTCGGGCCTGGAGAGCGTGAGCGCGGTGGCTCGCCGCCATGGGCTCGGCCATTCCCAGCTCTTCACCTGGCGCCGCCAGCTTCGCGGACCGATGAATGACGCCGATCGAGCTTCGCCGCTTTTGCCCTCACCGGTCATCGAGCAACGCTTCGTGCCGGTGGTGGTCGCGGCGGCGAGCGTGGAGACTAAGGGTCCGGCGCGCAAGCGACGTCCGCGCTCCGCCGGCAAGGCAGGCCCAACGATCGAACTGGAGATCGACGGCGTCTCGGTGCGGATCCCCAATGGCACCGACCCGCGCACGATCACGGCGGTGATACAGGCGTTGAAGGGCTCATCGTGA
- a CDS encoding GGDEF domain-containing protein: MDNATLHFTDALVNLACGLTCMSLWLNQRKDACLTYWGGGLLLYGLVNSLFPFAPSTPLWSSAGLSCLKAADILLWAGFRLFDGKRPINRRLTTLPLVPISTCFVVGELTGDWALGERGALLAYCAIAFAQVVYVFRRRLGVFGPRSISAYAVTLNVAAVLAVSLFQGIWFTAVVGDSLFLLTDHVVTIVFTLAVIAMLGERDYRTVLRTAHRDLLTGVLNRSGLADAMTKGANVRSLLLVDLDNFKLVNDRFGHDGGDEVLRDFAGRMTRAVAADDLVVRLGGEEFLIASSRPSLGEATALADTIRRAAKERPSVVGGKLIAFTTSVGVAMRVGQEDLDCAIKRADMALYRAKEEGRDRVIDDNFGKPGRKDDRKDANVIRLQTLVRAKPVA, translated from the coding sequence ATGGACAACGCTACCCTTCACTTCACCGACGCGCTGGTCAATCTAGCCTGCGGTCTGACCTGCATGTCGCTGTGGTTGAACCAGCGAAAAGACGCCTGCCTCACATACTGGGGCGGCGGGCTGCTTCTCTACGGCTTGGTGAACTCGCTGTTTCCCTTTGCCCCGAGCACACCGCTCTGGAGCAGCGCCGGGCTTTCGTGTCTTAAGGCCGCGGACATACTTTTGTGGGCAGGGTTCCGTCTCTTCGACGGCAAGCGACCGATAAACCGTCGGCTGACGACGCTGCCGCTCGTCCCCATCAGCACCTGCTTCGTCGTCGGCGAACTGACGGGTGATTGGGCGCTGGGCGAGCGCGGCGCCTTGCTGGCCTATTGCGCCATTGCCTTCGCACAAGTCGTCTATGTGTTCCGGCGGCGCCTTGGCGTTTTCGGTCCGCGCAGCATCTCGGCGTATGCTGTCACCTTGAACGTCGCTGCCGTCCTGGCCGTCAGCCTCTTCCAGGGCATCTGGTTTACCGCAGTGGTAGGAGACTCGTTGTTTCTACTGACTGACCACGTCGTAACGATCGTGTTCACACTCGCCGTCATCGCCATGTTAGGCGAGCGCGACTACCGCACAGTCCTGCGCACCGCACATCGTGATCTTCTGACTGGTGTCCTCAACCGTTCAGGGCTGGCCGACGCGATGACCAAGGGCGCAAACGTGCGTAGCCTCCTACTCGTCGATCTCGACAACTTTAAGCTCGTGAACGACCGCTTCGGGCACGACGGCGGCGATGAGGTCCTGCGCGACTTCGCTGGCCGCATGACTCGAGCCGTCGCCGCCGACGACCTCGTGGTGCGCCTTGGTGGCGAGGAGTTCCTGATCGCCAGCTCCCGCCCGTCGCTCGGCGAGGCGACAGCTCTTGCCGATACCATTCGCAGGGCGGCGAAGGAGCGGCCGTCGGTGGTGGGGGGGAAGCTTATTGCCTTCACCACAAGCGTTGGGGTCGCCATGAGAGTGGGGCAAGAGGACCTCGACTGCGCCATAAAACGCGCGGACATGGCGCTTTACCGGGCGAAGGAGGAGGGGCGAGATCGGGTTATCGACGACAATTTTGGCAAGCCGGGCAGGAAGGACGATCGCAAGGACGCCAACGTGATTCGACTGCAGACACTCGTTCGGGCGAAACCGGTGGCATGA
- a CDS encoding isochorismatase family protein translates to MPRTFLVIDIQNDYFSGGALPLWQAAETEARIIAAIAQARSGGDKVVLVQHISKDRTGLFANGAPGTALRPAILAAAADAPIITKRYADAFQDTELAKHLDVDSELLICGMMTQNCVVFTAMSAVAESFQRRVVADLCTAPTEPVHRIAVSALRSKLDVVTVEEAFV, encoded by the coding sequence GTGCCTCGCACTTTTCTCGTGATCGACATCCAGAACGACTACTTTTCAGGAGGTGCCTTGCCGCTCTGGCAGGCAGCAGAAACGGAAGCACGCATCATTGCGGCAATCGCCCAAGCACGATCGGGCGGCGACAAGGTCGTGCTTGTCCAACACATTTCTAAAGACCGAACGGGGCTTTTCGCGAACGGCGCACCAGGCACTGCCCTGCGTCCGGCGATCCTCGCAGCGGCCGCTGACGCGCCGATTATCACGAAGCGTTATGCCGATGCCTTCCAGGACACCGAACTTGCCAAGCATCTGGACGTGGACAGTGAATTGCTGATCTGCGGAATGATGACACAGAACTGCGTCGTGTTCACCGCGATGTCCGCGGTAGCCGAGAGTTTCCAGCGACGCGTGGTCGCCGATCTCTGCACCGCGCCGACCGAACCCGTCCATCGCATCGCGGTCAGTGCGCTGCGTTCAAAGCTCGATGTCGTGACCGTTGAGGAGGCGTTTGTCTGA
- the tnpB gene encoding IS66 family insertion sequence element accessory protein TnpB (TnpB, as the term is used for proteins encoded by IS66 family insertion elements, is considered an accessory protein, since TnpC, encoded by a neighboring gene, is a DDE family transposase.), giving the protein MIGPSGSVRVMVATKPVDFRKGAEGLAALVRDTMGADPFSGAVYVFRAKRADRIKLVFWDGTGVVLVAKRLEDGEFRWPKAQDAVLHLTAAQLSALLEGLDWRRVHAVRETRVPALPG; this is encoded by the coding sequence GTGATCGGCCCCTCGGGCTCGGTCCGGGTGATGGTGGCGACCAAGCCGGTGGACTTCCGCAAGGGCGCCGAAGGGCTGGCGGCCCTGGTGCGCGACACGATGGGCGCCGATCCCTTCTCGGGCGCGGTCTACGTGTTCCGCGCCAAGCGGGCCGATCGGATCAAGCTGGTGTTCTGGGACGGCACGGGCGTCGTCCTCGTCGCCAAACGCCTGGAGGACGGCGAGTTCCGCTGGCCGAAGGCGCAGGACGCCGTGCTGCATCTGACAGCGGCCCAGCTCTCGGCGCTCCTGGAAGGCCTCGACTGGCGCCGCGTCCATGCCGTGCGGGAGACCCGTGTGCCGGCTCTGCCAGGCTGA